The Fervidibacillus albus genome contains a region encoding:
- the spoIVA gene encoding stage IV sporulation protein A: MEKVDIFKDIAERTGGDVYIGVVGAVRTGKSSFIKKFMELVVLPNIEQEADRARAQDELPQSAAGKTIMTTEPKFVPNQAVTVRVAEGLHVNVRLVDCVGYAVSEAKGYEDENGPRMVHTPWYEEPIPFQEASEIGTRKVIQEHSTIGVVITTDGSIGEIGRENYVEAEERVVEELKEVGKPFIMIINTTKPFHRETESLRTELQGKYDIPVLAMSVENMREGDVLNVLREALYEFPVLEVNVNLPSWVMVLKEDHWLRQNYQEAVKETVKDIKRLRDVDRVVQSFAEFDFIERAGLAGMEMGQGVAEIDLHAPDELYDRVLKEIVGVEITGKDHLLELMQDFAHAKREYDQVAEALKMVKQTGYGIAAPSIEDMSLDEPEIIRQGSRFGVRLKAVAPSIHMIKVDVESEFAPIIGTEKQSEELVRYLMQDFEDDPLSIWNSDIFGRNLNSIVREGIQAKLALMPENARYKLKETLERIINEGSGGLIAIIL, translated from the coding sequence TTGGAAAAGGTTGATATTTTTAAAGATATTGCTGAACGGACAGGCGGTGATGTGTACATCGGTGTTGTCGGTGCAGTTCGTACAGGGAAGTCCTCCTTTATTAAAAAGTTTATGGAATTGGTCGTTCTTCCGAATATTGAACAAGAGGCGGACCGGGCGAGGGCGCAGGATGAACTTCCGCAAAGTGCAGCTGGAAAAACGATTATGACAACGGAACCGAAATTCGTACCGAATCAAGCCGTTACCGTTCGTGTGGCAGAAGGATTGCATGTAAATGTACGTCTAGTGGACTGTGTCGGATATGCTGTGAGTGAAGCGAAGGGGTACGAGGATGAAAACGGTCCGCGAATGGTCCATACACCGTGGTATGAAGAACCGATACCGTTCCAAGAAGCTTCGGAGATCGGCACGCGAAAGGTGATCCAAGAACATTCGACCATTGGCGTCGTCATTACGACAGACGGATCGATCGGAGAAATTGGACGGGAAAATTATGTGGAGGCGGAAGAAAGGGTCGTTGAAGAATTAAAGGAAGTCGGGAAACCGTTCATCATGATTATTAATACGACGAAACCTTTCCACCGGGAAACGGAATCATTAAGGACTGAACTACAAGGAAAATACGATATCCCCGTTTTAGCGATGAGCGTGGAAAACATGCGGGAAGGGGATGTGTTAAACGTCCTTCGGGAAGCGTTATACGAATTCCCAGTTTTGGAAGTGAACGTGAACTTGCCGAGTTGGGTAATGGTTTTGAAAGAAGATCATTGGCTCAGACAAAATTATCAAGAGGCCGTGAAAGAAACGGTGAAGGATATTAAACGTTTACGGGATGTGGACCGTGTCGTTCAATCCTTCGCGGAATTCGACTTTATCGAAAGGGCCGGATTGGCTGGAATGGAAATGGGGCAAGGGGTGGCAGAGATCGACTTGCATGCACCCGATGAGCTTTACGATCGGGTGTTGAAAGAAATCGTCGGGGTGGAAATTACGGGCAAGGATCATTTGCTCGAATTAATGCAAGATTTCGCCCACGCCAAACGGGAATACGATCAAGTCGCTGAAGCGTTGAAAATGGTGAAACAAACCGGTTACGGAATCGCCGCACCTTCCATTGAAGACATGAGTTTGGATGAACCGGAAATCATTCGGCAAGGTTCACGATTCGGTGTACGATTAAAGGCGGTTGCACCATCGATTCATATGATTAAAGTGGACGTTGAAAGCGAATTTGCCCCAATCATCGGTACGGAAAAACAGAGTGAAGAATTGGTTCGATATTTAATGCAAGATTTTGAAGACGATCCCTTATCTATTTGGAATTCCGATATCTTCGGTCGAAATTTAAATTCAATCGTTCGCGAAGGAATCCAAGCAAAACTTGCGTTGATGCCGGAAAATGCCCGATATAAATTGAAGGAAACGTTGGAAAGGATTATTAATGAAGGCTCCGGCGGTTTGATTGCGATTATATTATAA
- a CDS encoding HU family DNA-binding protein yields the protein MNKTELVNVVAEATDLSKKDASKAVEAVFDSILNALKNGEKVQLIGFGNFEVRERAARKGRNPQTGEEIEIAASKVPAFKPGKALKDAVK from the coding sequence ATGAACAAAACAGAATTGGTAAACGTAGTTGCAGAAGCTACAGATCTTTCTAAAAAAGATGCTTCGAAAGCTGTTGAAGCTGTATTCGACTCCATTTTAAACGCTTTAAAAAACGGTGAGAAAGTTCAATTAATCGGTTTTGGAAACTTTGAAGTTCGGGAACGTGCTGCCCGTAAAGGTCGTAATCCGCAAACCGGTGAAGAAATCGAAATTGCAGCGAGCAAAGTTCCTGCTTTCAAACCAGGTAAAGCATTGAAAGATGCCGTAAAATAA